The proteins below come from a single Alosa sapidissima isolate fAloSap1 chromosome 23, fAloSap1.pri, whole genome shotgun sequence genomic window:
- the atp1b1b gene encoding sodium/potassium-transporting ATPase subunit beta-1b, protein MPADKDEGGWSSYLWNSERKEFLGRTGGSWFKIIGFYIIFYSFLAGIFIGTIQALLLTLSVYKPTWQDRVAPPGLTHSPRSEKSELAFNLNDVETYLKYAKSMRDFLEPYSDEKQKDPLKYEDCGPSPSPYKDRGDFDSDIGSRRACRFERTILGPCSGIEDREFGFKEGKPCLIVKLNRVVNFYPRPPTNNESIPEDAQQKVQPNVIPIHCTHKREEDAGKIGEIKYYGIGNGFPLQYYPYYGKILHPQYLQPLVAIQFVNLTMNTELRIECRVFGDNIKYSEKDRYQGKFDIKLQVTNL, encoded by the exons ATGCCTGCAGACAAAGATGAAGGTGGATGGTCGAGTTATCTGTGGAATTCAGAGAGGAAGGAATTTCTAGGACGCACTGGTGGTAGTTGGT TTAAAATCATTGGCTTCTACATCATCTTCTACAGCTTCCTGGCTGGCATATTCATTGGCACAATCCAAGCCTTGCTGCTTACCCTTAGCGTCTACAAACCCACTTGGCAAGACCGAGTTGCACCTCCAG GATTGACACATTCACCTCGCTCAGAAAAATCCGAACTAGCCTTCAACTTGAATGACGTAGAGACATATTTGAAGTATGCTAAGTCAATGCGGGATTTCTTGGAACCCTACAGTGATGAGAAACAAAAGGACCCGTTGAAGTATGAGGATTGTGGAC CTTCACCTAGCCCATACAAGGACCGGGGTGACTTTGATAGTGACATTGGCAGCCGAAGAGCCTGCCGCTTTGAGCGGACAATACTTGGACCATGCTCTGGAATCGAGGATCGTGAGTTTGGCTTCAAGGAAGGAAAGCCTTGCTTGATCGTCAAGCTGAATAGAGTTGTGAATTTCTATCCAAGG CCTCCAACCAACAATGAAAGCATCCCGGAGGATGCCCAGCAGAAAGTTCAACCCAATGTGATCCCTATCCACTGCACCCATAAG AGGGAAGAAGATGCCGGAAAGATTGGTGAGATCAAGTACTATGGCATTGGTAATGGCTTCCCGTTGCAGTACTATCCTTACTACGGCAAGATCCTGCACCCCCAGTATCTTCAGCCGCTGGTCGCCATCCAGTTTGTCAACCTCACCATGAACACCGAGCTGCGGATCGAATGCCGAGTCTTTGGAGACAACATCAAGTACAGTGAAAAGGACCGCTATCAGGGAAAATTTGACATTAAACTCCAGGTCACCAACTTATGA